Proteins from a genomic interval of Undibacterium parvum:
- the argB gene encoding acetylglutamate kinase: MTNVTNIAPETINRLAGVAPEIKAEILAEALPYIRKFHGKTIVVKYGGNAMTEERLKHGFARDVILLKLVGMNPVVVHGGGPQIDAALKKIGKQGNFVQGMRITDEETMEVVEWVLGGEVQQDIVMLINHYGGQAVGLTGKDGGLIRARKMLMPDRETPGKFIDIGFVGEIDAINPAVVKALQDDAFIPIISPIGFGEDGQAYNINADVVAGKIAEILKAEKLIMMTNIAGVQDKQGNLVTDLSAREIDEMFADGTISGGMLPKISSALDAAKSGVNTVHIIDGRIEHSLLLEVLTEQAFGTMIRSH, encoded by the coding sequence ATGACTAATGTGACCAATATAGCGCCAGAAACTATTAATCGACTAGCTGGTGTCGCGCCCGAAATTAAAGCGGAAATTCTGGCTGAGGCCCTGCCGTATATTCGCAAGTTCCATGGCAAAACCATCGTGGTTAAATACGGCGGCAACGCCATGACCGAAGAACGTCTCAAGCACGGCTTTGCGCGCGATGTCATTTTGTTGAAATTGGTGGGGATGAATCCGGTGGTTGTGCATGGCGGTGGTCCGCAAATTGATGCCGCGCTCAAAAAGATCGGTAAGCAAGGCAATTTTGTACAAGGCATGCGTATCACCGATGAAGAAACCATGGAAGTGGTGGAATGGGTGTTGGGCGGTGAAGTGCAACAAGATATCGTCATGCTGATCAATCATTATGGTGGTCAGGCGGTGGGTTTGACAGGTAAAGATGGTGGCCTGATACGCGCCCGTAAAATGCTGATGCCGGATAGAGAAACACCGGGAAAATTCATCGATATCGGTTTCGTCGGCGAGATCGATGCGATTAATCCAGCGGTGGTCAAAGCACTGCAAGATGATGCTTTTATCCCGATTATTTCGCCTATCGGTTTTGGTGAAGACGGCCAGGCTTACAATATCAACGCTGACGTGGTGGCTGGCAAAATTGCAGAAATTCTGAAAGCCGAAAAATTGATCATGATGACCAATATCGCCGGTGTTCAGGATAAGCAAGGCAATCTGGTGACGGATCTGTCGGCACGCGAGATCGATGAGATGTTCGCAGATGGCACCATTTCCGGTGGCATGTTGCCAAAAATTTCCTCTGCTCTGGATGCGGCTAAATCTGGCGTGAACACTGTGCATATCA
- a CDS encoding sigma-70 family RNA polymerase sigma factor, with protein sequence MTSIPELHQQLESMRPALFRFAMLQLRNEAQAEDAVQEALLAILEKPGNFAGASSLRTYVTGILKYKIIDSLRAAGKEKQLPVEDEESEADLIDSLFKKNGHTVETARAWGEPDASLSQKDFFRILEICLEKLPAKTARVFMMREWLELETEEICKELDLSTSNLWVLLFRARLRLRECLDLNWFANKA encoded by the coding sequence ATGACATCGATACCCGAGCTCCACCAGCAACTTGAAAGCATGCGTCCGGCATTATTCCGCTTCGCCATGCTACAGCTTAGAAATGAAGCTCAGGCTGAAGATGCTGTACAAGAAGCTTTGCTGGCGATACTAGAGAAACCTGGCAATTTCGCCGGAGCGTCATCTTTACGCACTTATGTCACCGGCATACTCAAATATAAAATCATCGATAGCCTACGCGCAGCGGGCAAAGAAAAACAATTACCGGTCGAAGATGAAGAGTCAGAAGCCGATTTAATCGATAGCCTATTCAAGAAAAATGGCCACACGGTAGAGACCGCAAGGGCTTGGGGCGAGCCGGATGCAAGCCTCTCGCAGAAAGATTTTTTTAGAATTTTAGAAATTTGTCTAGAAAAACTTCCGGCAAAAACCGCCCGTGTTTTTATGATGCGTGAGTGGCTAGAACTAGAAACTGAAGAAATTTGTAAGGAATTAGATTTGAGCACGTCTAATCTTTGGGTGCTGCTGTTTCGCGCCAGGTTGCGCTTGCGTGAATGCCTTGATCTCAACTGGTTTGCAAATAAAGCTTAG
- a CDS encoding zf-HC2 domain-containing protein, which produces MQLIYKCKQAHQMVSEGLDRELSLTERARLKLHLSICDSCTNFNTQMQTLRLAMRKLRSANSDSNEESRK; this is translated from the coding sequence ATGCAACTCATCTACAAATGCAAACAGGCGCACCAAATGGTGTCTGAAGGACTGGATCGTGAACTAAGCCTTACGGAGCGGGCACGCCTGAAACTCCATTTGAGCATCTGTGATTCTTGTACCAACTTTAATACGCAAATGCAGACCCTCAGATTGGCCATGCGGAAATTACGCAGTGCGAATAGCGATAGCAATGAAGAGAGTAGAAAATGA
- the folE gene encoding GTP cyclohydrolase I: MPTELKPVQIPMSQRIRERIVKTKTRYHANDNIAQFIEPGELDELLSEVEAKLREVLKSLVIDTDSDHNTQDTGRRVAKMFINEVFKGRYVPMPAVTEFPNASHLNELMIIGPITVRSACSHHLCPIMGKVWIGVMPNEHSNLIGLSKYARIAEWIMSRPQIQEEAVVQLADTLQEKMQPDGLAVVMEADHFCMHWRGVKDVDAKMINSVMHGSFLKDPNLRREFLSLIKR; the protein is encoded by the coding sequence ATGCCTACAGAACTAAAGCCAGTCCAGATACCGATGTCGCAACGGATACGCGAACGCATCGTCAAGACCAAGACGCGCTATCACGCCAATGACAATATCGCACAATTCATAGAACCGGGCGAACTCGATGAATTACTCAGCGAAGTCGAAGCTAAGTTGCGGGAAGTATTAAAAAGTCTGGTGATAGACACCGACAGCGACCACAACACCCAGGATACCGGACGCCGCGTCGCCAAGATGTTCATCAACGAAGTCTTCAAGGGGCGCTATGTTCCCATGCCCGCGGTGACCGAGTTCCCGAATGCCTCGCATTTGAACGAACTGATGATCATAGGTCCAATCACGGTGCGCAGCGCCTGCTCACACCATCTGTGTCCTATCATGGGCAAGGTTTGGATAGGCGTGATGCCTAACGAGCACTCGAATCTGATTGGTCTGTCCAAATACGCCAGAATCGCTGAATGGATCATGAGCCGTCCGCAAATTCAAGAAGAAGCAGTGGTGCAATTGGCCGATACCTTGCAAGAAAAAATGCAGCCTGACGGCTTGGCCGTGGTGATGGAAGCAGATCATTTTTGCATGCACTGGCGCGGTGTCAAGGATGTTGACGCCAAGATGATCAATAGCGTCATGCACGGATCATTCCTGAAAGACCCGAATCTGCGCCGCGAATTTTTATCCTTGATCAAACGCTGA
- a CDS encoding BLUF domain-containing protein, whose amino-acid sequence MLVRLLYASRATDDKLCEMVQSIMQQSREHNPQNGITGILCHSDQVFMQVLEGGREAINTLYGKILRDPRHTDVVILHYEEISERRYSGWTMGQANLSKINPSIMLKYSDLPELNPHRMSGKMSLALIEELMVTAAIVGRS is encoded by the coding sequence ATGCTAGTCCGCCTCCTGTACGCCAGCCGCGCCACCGACGACAAGCTATGCGAAATGGTGCAAAGCATCATGCAGCAATCACGTGAGCATAATCCTCAAAATGGTATTACCGGTATCCTATGCCACAGCGATCAGGTATTCATGCAGGTGTTGGAAGGCGGACGCGAGGCCATCAATACCCTATACGGCAAGATACTGCGCGACCCGCGCCATACTGATGTCGTGATCTTGCACTACGAAGAGATCAGCGAACGGCGCTACTCGGGCTGGACCATGGGTCAGGCCAACTTAAGCAAGATCAATCCATCGATAATGCTCAAGTATTCCGACTTACCAGAACTCAATCCGCACCGGATGTCGGGGAAAATGTCACTGGCTCTGATAGAGGAGTTGATGGTAACGGCAGCGATCGTCGGGCGCAGCTAA
- a CDS encoding BON domain-containing protein: MQMIEILFKKIARPLASIGLCCAAAISLQGCVEIMVGSAVMGTFAATDRRTFGAQTEDKSIVLKGESRVARVAGSAAHINVSSFNRRALLTGEVPDEATKAAAEREMRAVEGVLDVANELTVGPATSFTARSNDSLLTTKVKASFVDTKDLYGSAFKVVTEDGSVYLMGRVTQREGNLAGEVARGVSGVRKVVKVFDYISEGELTALTAAAKGSANPAETTPANSGATTQEVK; this comes from the coding sequence ATGCAGATGATTGAGATTTTGTTTAAAAAAATAGCGCGACCCCTGGCCAGCATAGGCCTATGCTGTGCTGCTGCGATTAGTCTGCAAGGCTGTGTAGAGATCATGGTGGGCAGTGCCGTAATGGGCACATTTGCTGCCACCGATAGACGTACCTTTGGTGCACAAACCGAAGATAAATCTATCGTGTTGAAAGGCGAGAGCCGCGTGGCACGGGTAGCTGGTAGTGCTGCCCATATTAATGTCAGTAGCTTTAACCGCCGCGCACTATTGACCGGCGAAGTGCCGGATGAAGCGACTAAGGCGGCGGCCGAACGTGAGATGCGCGCCGTTGAGGGCGTATTGGATGTCGCCAATGAACTGACGGTAGGGCCGGCTACCAGCTTTACCGCACGCTCGAATGATTCTTTACTCACCACCAAGGTCAAGGCCTCATTTGTCGATACCAAGGATTTATACGGCAGTGCTTTTAAGGTCGTGACCGAAGATGGCAGCGTCTATCTGATGGGGCGAGTCACGCAGCGCGAGGGTAATCTGGCCGGTGAAGTGGCACGCGGTGTAAGTGGTGTGCGCAAGGTCGTCAAAGTGTTTGATTACATCAGTGAGGGAGAATTGACTGCGCTGACGGCAGCGGCCAAAGGATCAGCGAATCCAGCAGAAACCACTCCCGCAAATTCAGGCGCGACAACGCAAGAAGTAAAATAA
- a CDS encoding phosphoheptose isomerase, producing the protein MKNQRILSHFHESAELKIQCATVLARPIEQAIELLFTALSNGNKILACGNGGSAADCQHFAAELVGRFERERLPLPALALTTDTSILTAVSNDYSFNEVYAKQVQAFGQAGDILLALSTSGNSASVVNAVNMALERDMRVIALTGKGGGELKKVLTDADVHICVPHDRTARIQEVHLLTIHCLCDGIDTALFGGDADD; encoded by the coding sequence ATGAAAAATCAACGCATCCTTTCGCACTTCCATGAAAGTGCCGAATTAAAAATTCAGTGCGCCACTGTTTTGGCGCGGCCTATAGAGCAGGCGATTGAACTTCTGTTCACGGCGCTGTCCAACGGTAACAAGATACTGGCTTGCGGTAATGGCGGCTCGGCTGCTGATTGCCAGCATTTTGCGGCCGAACTGGTAGGGCGCTTTGAACGTGAACGTCTGCCGCTGCCGGCTCTGGCACTGACCACGGATACGTCTATCCTGACCGCGGTCTCGAATGATTACAGTTTTAACGAGGTGTATGCCAAACAGGTGCAGGCCTTTGGCCAGGCTGGTGATATCTTGCTGGCCTTGTCTACTTCCGGTAATTCAGCCAGCGTGGTGAATGCCGTGAATATGGCACTGGAGCGTGATATGCGCGTGATTGCCCTGACCGGTAAAGGTGGTGGCGAGTTAAAAAAGGTATTGACCGATGCGGATGTGCATATTTGTGTACCGCATGACAGAACTGCCAGAATTCAGGAAGTTCACTTATTAACCATACACTGTTTATGTGACGGTATTGACACCGCACTATTTGGAGGAGATGCAGATGATTGA
- a CDS encoding YraN family protein, protein MTAQSWIGKRLASLRTARQRIGDEGEQQALLHLQQAGLRLILRNFLCKGGEIDLIMQDGDSLVFVEVRKRASAQFGGALASVTPTKQKRMVHAAQVYLQKIHPTPPCRFDVVAIQDGEIVWLQNVITA, encoded by the coding sequence ATGACAGCACAAAGTTGGATAGGAAAACGTTTAGCTAGTCTGCGTACCGCACGCCAACGTATCGGCGACGAGGGCGAGCAGCAAGCTTTGTTGCATTTGCAGCAGGCTGGTCTGCGTCTGATACTGCGCAATTTTCTCTGCAAGGGCGGCGAAATCGATCTGATCATGCAAGATGGCGACAGCCTGGTGTTCGTCGAAGTCAGAAAGCGCGCCAGTGCGCAATTTGGCGGCGCTCTGGCCAGCGTCACGCCCACCAAGCAAAAACGCATGGTGCACGCGGCGCAGGTCTATTTACAAAAAATTCATCCTACCCCGCCCTGTCGTTTTGATGTAGTGGCGATACAAGACGGTGAAATTGTATGGTTGCAGAATGTGATTACCGCTTAG
- the rsmI gene encoding 16S rRNA (cytidine(1402)-2'-O)-methyltransferase produces MSQPDTAISPLSANAAIMEAVSRQSYPAATLYVVATPIGNVCDISLRALHLLSIADAVACEDTRNTAQLMTRYGLHRPLLAAHMHNEREVAEKIISRLQAGERIALVSDAGTPGVSDPGAKIVDAVKRAGLQVSPLPGASAAISALSASGLIHDRFFFVGFLPSKAGQRDTLLQSLTSTAASLIFYEAPHRIVESTAAMLAAFGPERQVVFARELTKLFEEIHRCSLGEAAAWLNADSHREKGEFVVLIEAAPEAAADDNLEAKRVLTILLKECSVKQAAGLAAQLTGQKKNALYQLALEMKGENQDQPD; encoded by the coding sequence ATGAGCCAGCCAGATACAGCAATTTCCCCTTTGTCAGCGAACGCCGCCATCATGGAGGCGGTGTCCAGACAAAGTTATCCGGCTGCCACATTATATGTAGTTGCCACGCCAATTGGTAACGTTTGCGACATCAGTCTACGCGCCTTGCACTTGCTGTCCATCGCCGATGCGGTGGCCTGCGAAGATACACGCAATACCGCCCAGCTAATGACGCGCTATGGCTTGCATCGACCTTTGCTCGCTGCGCATATGCACAATGAACGCGAGGTTGCCGAGAAGATCATCTCCCGCTTGCAAGCCGGCGAACGCATCGCACTGGTGTCCGATGCCGGCACCCCTGGCGTATCCGATCCTGGCGCAAAAATCGTCGACGCAGTCAAACGCGCAGGATTGCAGGTGTCGCCCTTGCCCGGTGCTTCGGCCGCAATCAGCGCGCTGTCGGCCAGTGGCTTAATCCACGACCGTTTTTTCTTTGTCGGCTTTCTGCCGTCCAAGGCCGGGCAACGCGACACGCTATTGCAAAGCTTAACCAGCACCGCCGCCAGCCTGATTTTTTATGAAGCACCACATCGCATTGTCGAATCCACCGCCGCCATGCTGGCCGCCTTTGGCCCAGAACGTCAGGTGGTGTTTGCGCGTGAACTGACCAAGCTGTTTGAAGAAATCCACCGCTGCAGCTTAGGCGAGGCGGCGGCCTGGCTCAATGCCGATAGTCACCGGGAAAAAGGCGAATTTGTGGTCCTGATTGAGGCCGCGCCTGAGGCGGCGGCCGACGATAATCTGGAAGCCAAACGAGTGCTGACGATTTTACTCAAGGAATGCTCGGTCAAGCAGGCGGCCGGCTTGGCAGCGCAACTCACAGGGCAAAAGAAAAACGCCTTGTATCAGTTAGCGCTGGAGATGAAGGGAGAGAATCAGGACCAGCCTGATTAA
- a CDS encoding septal ring lytic transglycosylase RlpA family protein, with translation MMPTLRPAYVCPLLLALLLSACGSAPKTTTEHAKPNAASASAKSSSTNHSNQPNLPKANSGRGAYYKDDGPGDNTPPDLESTVDPIPMVEAYSRSGNKAYVVFGKTYTPITDTSTPFKQRGIASWYGKKFHGQKTSSGELYDMYKITAAHPTLPIPSYARVTNLDNGKQIIVRINDRGPFHSSRIIDLSYTAALKLAYLGKGSSQLEVERLLPDDIEKMAENRKNQPLTVGAYPSSSPSSSPSPSPSPVSALALPSPAAVTVSASAKTDSMSIESLLASQEVKAAEKIDNAAASATPNFYIQLGAFAIRANAEASMERLKAKLASRLPDFDIVQQGSLYRLISGPFSTRAEATSAIAQNGDLGVGKPVVVQR, from the coding sequence ATGATGCCTACTCTGCGCCCGGCGTATGTCTGTCCCTTGCTGCTGGCTTTGCTTTTATCTGCTTGCGGTAGCGCACCGAAAACCACGACTGAGCACGCCAAGCCAAATGCCGCATCGGCTAGTGCTAAGTCTTCCAGCACGAATCACTCAAATCAGCCAAATCTGCCTAAAGCCAATTCGGGGCGCGGTGCTTATTACAAGGATGATGGACCGGGAGACAACACGCCGCCCGATCTGGAATCGACCGTCGATCCTATTCCCATGGTTGAAGCTTATTCGCGCTCAGGCAATAAGGCCTATGTGGTCTTTGGTAAAACTTATACGCCAATAACCGACACCAGCACCCCGTTTAAACAACGTGGTATTGCCAGCTGGTATGGCAAGAAATTCCACGGCCAAAAGACCTCATCGGGCGAACTGTACGATATGTACAAGATCACCGCGGCCCATCCCACTTTACCTATACCTTCGTACGCGCGGGTCACTAATCTCGATAATGGTAAGCAAATTATCGTGCGCATTAATGATAGAGGCCCGTTTCATTCCAGCCGCATTATCGATCTGTCGTATACCGCTGCGCTGAAATTGGCTTATCTGGGCAAGGGCAGCAGCCAGTTAGAGGTCGAGCGTCTATTGCCCGACGATATAGAAAAAATGGCGGAGAATCGCAAGAACCAGCCGCTGACGGTCGGCGCCTATCCCAGCTCCAGTCCCAGCTCCAGTCCCAGCCCCAGCCCCAGCCCAGTTAGCGCCTTGGCTCTGCCCAGTCCCGCAGCAGTGACCGTAAGCGCAAGCGCCAAGACTGATAGCATGTCTATCGAGAGTTTGCTAGCCAGCCAGGAAGTGAAAGCAGCAGAAAAAATCGACAACGCTGCCGCTAGCGCTACGCCCAATTTTTATATACAACTAGGAGCCTTCGCGATCCGTGCCAATGCCGAAGCCAGCATGGAACGTTTGAAGGCGAAACTGGCGAGTCGGTTGCCCGATTTTGATATTGTCCAGCAAGGTAGTTTATACCGTCTGATCAGCGGGCCGTTCAGCACACGCGCCGAAGCAACGAGCGCGATCGCGCAAAATGGCGATCTGGGTGTTGGCAAGCCGGTAGTGGTGCAGCGCTGA
- the rodA gene encoding rod shape-determining protein RodA — translation MQNKGINWQRVRSHIMVFDAPLAILIFLIISTGIITLYSAGINFPGRVEDQLRNILISFVVMWIMANIPPQTLMRFAIPIYTFGIALLIAVAMFGMVKKGARRWINVGHVIQPSEMMKIATPLMLAWYFQKRAAALRWNDFIIAAIILLIPVGLIAKQPDLGTALLVVAAGFAVIFLAGLSWRVLLTLVILAGASIPIAWPMLHDYQRDRVMTMIDPTTDPLGKGFHIIQSQIAVGSGGFSGKGWLKGTQSHLEFIPEHTTDFIFAVFSEEFGFIGSCILVALYFLLVVRGLMIAANAPTLFARLMAGSVTMIFFTYAFVNMGMVSGILPVVGVPLPFMSYGGTALVTLGMGAGILMSVQRHRKLVQT, via the coding sequence ATGCAAAACAAGGGAATTAACTGGCAGCGGGTACGCTCGCACATCATGGTGTTCGATGCGCCTTTGGCGATCTTGATATTTTTGATTATCTCTACCGGCATCATCACCTTGTATTCAGCGGGGATTAATTTCCCGGGACGGGTCGAAGATCAGTTGAGGAATATCCTGATTTCGTTTGTTGTGATGTGGATCATGGCGAATATTCCGCCTCAAACTCTGATGCGTTTTGCCATTCCTATTTATACCTTTGGGATAGCCTTGTTGATCGCGGTGGCGATGTTTGGCATGGTGAAAAAAGGCGCGCGGCGCTGGATCAATGTGGGCCATGTGATACAGCCTTCAGAAATGATGAAAATCGCGACACCTTTGATGCTGGCCTGGTATTTTCAAAAACGTGCCGCTGCTTTACGTTGGAATGACTTTATTATCGCTGCCATCATCTTGCTGATACCGGTAGGCCTAATCGCCAAACAACCTGATTTAGGCACCGCTTTGCTAGTGGTAGCCGCCGGTTTCGCTGTCATTTTTTTGGCAGGTTTATCCTGGCGTGTTTTGCTTACTTTAGTGATACTCGCTGGCGCCAGCATACCGATCGCCTGGCCCATGCTGCATGATTATCAGCGCGACCGCGTCATGACCATGATAGACCCGACCACCGATCCTCTGGGTAAGGGCTTTCATATCATACAGTCGCAAATTGCGGTTGGTTCTGGGGGCTTTAGTGGCAAAGGCTGGCTCAAAGGGACGCAGTCCCATCTGGAATTTATTCCCGAACACACCACAGATTTTATTTTTGCAGTTTTTTCTGAAGAATTTGGTTTCATTGGAAGTTGCATCCTAGTCGCGCTGTATTTTTTGCTGGTAGTGCGTGGCCTGATGATCGCCGCCAATGCGCCTACCTTGTTTGCGCGCTTGATGGCCGGTTCGGTTACCATGATTTTTTTCACCTATGCGTTTGTGAATATGGGAATGGTCAGCGGTATTTTGCCGGTGGTCGGGGTGCCGTTGCCCTTCATGAGTTATGGCGGCACTGCCTTGGTGACGCTGGGCATGGGCGCCGGGATTTTGATGAGTGTGCAGCGACATCGTAAATTGGTGCAGACATGA
- the mrdA gene encoding penicillin-binding protein 2: protein MTELKNAEREIYLFKTRLIVIGVFAFICFSLLVSRFVWLQIIKHNVYALQADENRISIVPVVPNRGLIMDRNGVVLARNFSAYTLEITPAKIKQDLDVLIDELSALVDIQPKHRKRFRKLIEESKSFESLPLRTRLTDEEVARFTAQRFRFPGVDIQARLFRQYPLGDVASHVVGYIGRISQKDAETIDDMEDGSNYNGTDYIGKEGLEKSYESILHGTTGFEEVEVSAGGRAVRTLSRSAPSSGKNLILSIDIELQKVVEEAFGDRRGALVAIEPVTGDVLAFVSKPTYDPNLFVEGIDQQSWNELNTSEDRPLLNRPLTGAYPPGSTYKPFMALAALELGKRTASQTIADQGFFMFGGHRFNDDIKGGHGMVDMYKSIVQSCDPYYYMLANDMGVDAIHNFMKPFGFGQITGIDLEHERKGVLPSTAWKRSVYRKAAQQKWYAGETISLGIGQGYNTFTPLQMAHAVATLANNGVVMKPHLVKMTEDPTSRVKTLTVPKESYRIPLKQENIDVIKHAMVGVTKEGTGRTAFANAEYESGGKTGTAQLFSVKKNEKYDAKKLAKSLHDHSWYTAFAPADKPRIAIAIIVENGGFGSTGAAPIVRKALDYYLLGKRPNEKDKTPTLKSDALATRAESEAKADAESEGGPKPGGETQGNKE, encoded by the coding sequence ATGACTGAACTTAAGAACGCTGAACGTGAGATTTATCTCTTTAAAACACGGCTGATTGTCATCGGTGTGTTTGCTTTCATTTGTTTCTCTCTGTTGGTAAGCCGCTTCGTTTGGTTGCAAATCATTAAGCACAATGTGTATGCTTTACAAGCTGATGAAAACCGTATTTCTATCGTGCCTGTGGTGCCGAATCGTGGCCTGATCATGGATAGAAACGGGGTGGTTCTCGCTCGCAATTTTTCAGCCTACACCCTAGAAATTACACCAGCAAAAATCAAACAGGATCTGGATGTATTGATCGATGAGTTGTCCGCATTGGTGGATATACAGCCTAAACATCGCAAGCGCTTTCGTAAGCTGATCGAGGAATCGAAAAGTTTTGAGAGCCTGCCATTGCGCACCCGTTTGACCGATGAAGAAGTCGCGCGCTTCACGGCGCAACGCTTCCGTTTCCCTGGTGTGGATATTCAGGCTCGACTATTTCGCCAGTATCCGCTCGGTGACGTGGCCTCGCATGTGGTCGGTTATATCGGTCGTATCAGCCAGAAGGATGCCGAGACGATAGACGATATGGAAGACGGCTCCAATTACAATGGCACCGACTATATCGGTAAAGAAGGGCTGGAAAAAAGTTACGAAAGTATCTTGCATGGCACCACAGGTTTTGAAGAGGTTGAAGTCTCGGCTGGCGGTCGTGCGGTGCGTACCTTGTCACGTAGCGCCCCTAGTTCGGGTAAAAATCTGATCTTATCGATCGATATAGAATTACAAAAAGTCGTAGAAGAAGCCTTCGGCGATAGACGCGGCGCCCTGGTGGCGATCGAGCCTGTGACTGGCGATGTGTTGGCCTTTGTTTCTAAACCGACCTATGATCCAAATCTGTTTGTCGAAGGCATCGATCAGCAAAGTTGGAACGAATTAAACACCTCGGAAGATCGGCCGCTGTTAAACCGTCCCTTGACTGGCGCCTATCCACCAGGCTCAACCTACAAACCCTTCATGGCACTGGCCGCGCTGGAATTGGGCAAGCGTACTGCCAGCCAGACGATTGCCGATCAAGGCTTCTTTATGTTTGGTGGGCATCGCTTTAATGATGATATTAAAGGCGGTCACGGCATGGTCGATATGTATAAATCCATCGTCCAGTCTTGCGATCCGTATTACTACATGCTGGCCAATGATATGGGGGTGGATGCCATCCATAATTTCATGAAGCCTTTTGGTTTTGGTCAGATTACGGGTATCGATCTGGAACACGAACGCAAAGGCGTATTACCATCGACCGCCTGGAAGCGCAGTGTGTATCGTAAGGCAGCGCAGCAAAAATGGTATGCGGGTGAAACTATTTCTCTCGGGATTGGCCAGGGTTACAACACCTTTACGCCCTTACAAATGGCGCATGCAGTAGCGACATTGGCGAATAACGGCGTGGTGATGAAGCCGCACTTAGTCAAAATGACTGAAGATCCAACCTCGCGTGTGAAAACCCTGACGGTACCCAAGGAAAGTTATCGTATCCCCTTGAAGCAAGAAAATATCGATGTCATCAAGCACGCCATGGTGGGCGTGACCAAAGAGGGGACAGGCAGAACCGCCTTTGCCAATGCCGAATACGAATCCGGCGGCAAGACTGGTACTGCACAGTTGTTTAGCGTCAAGAAAAACGAAAAATACGATGCCAAGAAGCTGGCTAAAAGTCTGCATGACCATTCCTGGTACACCGCCTTTGCACCGGCCGATAAGCCGCGCATCGCGATTGCTATCATCGTAGAAAATGGCGGTTTTGGTTCTACCGGCGCCGCCCCTATTGTCAGGAAGGCTTTGGATTACTATTTGCTGGGCAAGCGTCCGAATGAAAAAGATAAAACTCCGACGCTCAAGAGTGATGCGCTGGCAACTCGTGCCGAGTCTGAGGCGAAGGCTGATGCTGAATCTGAGGGTGGCCCTAAACCGGGTGGCGAAACTCAGGGCAATAAGGAGTGA
- the mreD gene encoding rod shape-determining protein MreD yields the protein MNSPHYILLPVSSLFITVSLICAFFLNFLPTGAWVGMPDFVALALVFWSIHQPRKVGIGVAFVMGLLMDVHSAVHLGENALAYTLLSYLAITIHRRVLWFKPLAQSFYVLPLFMFVQAVQLIVRLIVAPAAQFPGWWYFVASIVTTLLWPVATWVLLAPQRRAVDKDNTRPI from the coding sequence ATGAATAGTCCTCACTACATCCTGCTACCGGTCAGCTCACTGTTTATTACTGTGAGCCTGATCTGCGCATTTTTTCTTAATTTCCTGCCGACCGGAGCCTGGGTAGGTATGCCTGATTTTGTGGCACTGGCACTGGTGTTCTGGAGCATACATCAACCGCGTAAAGTGGGTATAGGTGTCGCCTTCGTGATGGGTTTATTGATGGACGTGCATTCCGCTGTGCATCTGGGCGAAAATGCGCTGGCCTATACTTTACTGTCGTATCTGGCGATTACCATTCACAGACGCGTGCTGTGGTTTAAGCCGCTAGCACAATCGTTTTATGTGCTGCCGCTGTTTATGTTCGTGCAGGCGGTGCAGTTAATCGTGCGCTTGATCGTGGCACCGGCCGCGCAATTTCCTGGCTGGTGGTATTTTGTTGCCAGCATCGTGACCACGCTGTTGTGGCCGGTCGCGACCTGGGTCTTGTTGGCGCCACAGCGCCGTGCTGTCGATAAAGACAACACGCGTCCGATTTAA